Proteins from a single region of Hordeum vulgare subsp. vulgare chromosome 6H, MorexV3_pseudomolecules_assembly, whole genome shotgun sequence:
- the LOC123403021 gene encoding L-type lectin-domain containing receptor kinase SIT1-like, with protein sequence MSVLHLLLILALHVLPLASPAVDVDQFTFDSFAGANLSLDGTAMVTPDGLLMLTNGTTQLKGHAFYPSPVRFHDAANGDASSSRSFSTAFVFGILSEYDDLSSPGLAFVVSKGKNFSTALQSQYMGLANAANNGNASNHFLAVELDTIVNAEFGDMSGNHVGVDVDGLSSIVADNAGYYEDGTGAFINMSLLNRTAAQVWVDFDARTSLVSVTMAPLELPKPKKPLLSATVNLSSVIQDKAYIGFSSSTGVVSSRHYVLAWSFKMDGGQAPPLNIQKLPALPFTIPKRRSKMLYILLPIASAALVLALAIAVVVIDRRRRRYAELKEDWETEFGPHRFSYKDLFHAAKGFSDERLLGIGGFGRVYKGVLPTSGAEVAVKKVSHESRQGMEEFISEVVSIGQIRHRNLVRLLGYCRRKRELLLVYEYMPNGSLDKFLYDHNTMVLSWSQRLGIINDVASSVLYLHEDWEQVVLHRDIKASNVLLDADMNGRLGDFGLARLYDHGTDPHTTHVVGTMGYLAPELGHTGRASKASDIFAFGVFMLEVACGRRPISISQDEHGDHLLLADSVIEHWRQGTITDAVDPRLRGDFPVEEARFVLKLCLLCSHPLPNARPGIRQIMQFLSGYTRLPEVSVEHLSVDVLALKQNQVVRSHSSLPSTEAGNMSDIPGAR encoded by the coding sequence ATGAGCGTCCTTCATCTGCTCCTTATCTTGGCTCTTCATGTCCTTCCCCTCGCATCTCCGGCGGTCGACGTCGACCAGTTCACGTTCGATAGCTTCGCCGGCGCGAACCTCTCGCTCGACGGCACGGCCATGGTCACCCCAGACGGGCTCCTGATGCTCACCAACGGCACGACTCAGCTAAAAGGACACGCCTTCTACCCTTCCCCAGTGCGGTTCCACGACGCCGCAAACGGCGACGCCTCCTCCTCGCGCTCCTTCTCGACAGCCTTTGTGTTCGGCATCCTCAGCGAGTACGACGACCTCAGCAGCCCCGGCCTGGCCTTCGTCGTTTCCAAGGGCAAAAACTTCTCCACGGCGCTCCAGAGCCAGTACATGGGCCTGGCCAACGCGGCCAACAACGGCAACGCCAGCAACCACTTCCTGGCCGTCGAGCTGGACACCATCGTCAACGCCGAGTTCGGGGACATGAGCGGCAACCACGTCGGGGTCGACGTCGACGGCCTCTCATCCATCGTCGCCGACAACGCGGGGTACTACGAGGACGGCACAGGCGCGTTCATCAACATGAGCCTGTTGAACCGCACGGCTGCGCAGGTGTGGGTGGACTTCGACGCCCGCACCTCTCTCGTTAGCGTCACCATGGCACCCCTTGAGTTGCCCAAGCCTAAGAAGCCCCTGCTCTCCGCCACCGTGAACCTCTCGTCGGTGATCCAGGACAAAGCCTACATTGGCTTCTCGTCATCCACCGGCGTCGTGTCGAGCCGCCACTACGTGCTTGCCTGGAGCTTCAAGATGGATGGTGGACAAGCCCCGCCGCTAAACATACAGAAGCTGCCGGCCCTGCCGTTCACGATCCCCAAGCGCCGGTCGAAGATGCTGTATATCTTATTGCCGATAGCATCGGCAGCGTTGGTGTTAGCACtggccatcgccgtcgtcgtgaTTGATCGGAGACGGCGCAGGTATGCGGAGCTGAAAGAGGACTGGGAGACGGAGTTCGGTCCGCACCGTTTCTCATACAAGGATTTGTTCCACGCCGCCAAGGGGTTCTCCGACGAGCGGCTGCTTGGCATCGGCGGATTCGGGAGGGTGTACAAGGGCGTGCTTCCGACGTCAGGGGCGGAGGTTGCAGTGAAGAAGGTGTCGCACGAGTCGAGGCAAGGGATGGAGGAGTTCATCTCTGAGGTGGTCAGCATCGGGCAGATCCGGCACCGGAACCTCGTCCGGTTACTCGGATACTGCCGGCGGAAGCGTGAGCTCCTGCTAGTCTACGAGTATATGCCAAATGGCAGCCTCGACAAGTTTCTGTATGACCACAACACGATGGTCTTGAGTTGGAGCCAACGGTTGGGGATCATCAACGACGTCGCATCCAGCGTCTTGTACCTCCACGAGGACTGGGAGCAGGTGGTTCTGCACCGCGACATCAAGGCGAGCAACGTGCTTCTGGACGCCGACATGAACGGGCGGCTAGGCGATTTTGGCCTCGCGAGGCTGTACGATCACGGGACCGACCCGCACACCACGCACGTGGTCGGCACCATGGGCTACCTAGCGCCGGAGCTCGGGCACACCGGCAGGGCCTCCAAAGCGTCCGACATCTTCGCCTTCGGCGTGTTCATGCTGGAGGTCGCGTGCGGGCGGCGACCCATCTCCATCTCCCAAGACGAGCACGGCGATCACCTCCTGCTGGCGGACAGCGTGATCGAGCACTGGCGCCAAGGAACGATCACCGACGCCGTGGACCCGCGGCTCCGAGGCGACTTCCCTGTGGAAGAAGCGAGATTCGTTCTGAAGCTGTGCTTGCTGTGTTCACACCCTCTGCCCAACGCGCGCCCGGGCATTCGGCAGATCATGCAGTTCCTGAGTGGTTACACGCGGCTCCCGGAGGTGTCGGTAGAGCACCTGAGTGTCGACGTGCTAGCGCTGAAGCAAAACCAGGTGGTTCGCTCGCATTCATCTTTGCCGTCAACGGAAGCTGGTAATATGTCTGATATTCCTGGAGCGAGGTAA